A single window of Plutella xylostella chromosome 25, ilPluXylo3.1, whole genome shotgun sequence DNA harbors:
- the LOC105380803 gene encoding uncharacterized protein LOC105380803 isoform X2 gives MKLSDANCVNMMSVAGVVVLALALGGARGARGGAGCGGHLQGPHGVIQTPNFPDAFPVPIRCKWVISHATPNGTISIYFTQQYTTTGLTFTEYMYYDDTYRRGERKAFTVTDENITRVKWLQVQSPVLVVELSLDTLEGTQLRALGLLSVFGLNITYAVTPPPAPGPPPPSPPASSCSAVECRLLGHCYANSDYQQFYCSCFEGYSGADCGAGPLCAPNMCMNGGVCRQMGPAAVSCICPAGFAGDLCEAQVLRPECGIEECSEGCTGGSKCDCSPRDSDSTSARYETKLLVMDRQNANLTQEIIEQVTLYLKESNITLDDDIEILDISPPDAQGARSVAVRVWAPRRAAGAMRVALSRLVAVRTRASERMRLLPTTLQFTMQPALSFHALTLNQRSEIWEGSEFILSCTAYGSPGITFTWYKDGNKINFNGTTRDIWTRTVAEDALGRRISVLGISEAKQMDSGQWSCAADDAGRRRCGALRLRILKPPEIRLLPSTLTVNKGDNVSVTCLAGASRVHGALGFSWTVERTLLPFVPGREVWEDLYPAGSVLKLYNIQKSGEYRCQVSSIAGTNAKGVTLWVIKEDDGACKPDASHGLHWPRTAPGAYASAPCPPGYTGDTIRFCESDGVVKWKQPDFSGCIAESLKNIHDLFTLVSYGYSRMEVSNIIHQYGSILRSLPIHPGGGVIPFEHAREMLNYLRSHAVSPKDRAHSVEYLMKIFNTLLKHHETFLEDEKIPVLQTAIAETASMQDYVDLSFREFTVLTKPIHESHPTHFKLQDKVSDGEKWTLLTASEELLQHTGNATAIAVMYTNLEARLPYLVSAVENKDGRKLDYHLVSPQLQVLASGTEVDTTVEPVVTLLFSHTTNISATTSRLACAYRVSSELGLWSTSECDLSIPEPNFVSCYCKGFGTYALFTVASSTFTGSEEDLRGIVKIATAIGSAICLLVGVLQFLGLFTTRKERLTMLLKAVTAGTHSAAILMLLECDARQEACPGVWGWVCAACWCAGCAALCAQPLLLQAELAGRPQNAPTVGLLSGVCIMIWLTARLCGGAPLHIGSSAHIVCATGCILLLILGFSLSVCALLRIRSITHEIPLQKRNYLRDRRKEINHTLVLLVTTTLVMVAGVSYVQPGESKITQTIIFALAVIINAIAMVVCYVAFDDECLKAAKRMLFIIPNRKWDDSRGGNTSLGLYSKQSAEDTTTGSSKKSTSKISPVSSYWRAGDLESPLRIQRWDA, from the exons GATGTCTGTGGCTGGCGTGGTGGTGCTGGCGCTGGCgctgggcggcgcgcggggggcgcggggcggcgcgggctgcgGGGGGCACCTGCAGGGCCCGCACGGCGTCATACAGACGCCCAACTTCCCCGACGCCTTCCCCGTGCCCATCCGCTGCAAGTGGGTCATCTCGCACGCCACGCCCAACGGCACCATCTCCATCTACTTCACGCAGCAGTACACCACTACTGGACTCACCTTCACCGAGTACATGTACTATGATGACACGTATAGACGGGGAGAAAGGAAGGCCTTCACCGTCACAGATGAAAACATCACTAGGGTCAAGTGGTTGCAG GTCCAAAGTCCAGTGCTAGTAGTGGAATTATCCCTGGACACCCTGGAAGGCACCCAGCTGCGGGCGCTGGGGCTACTATCAGTGTTTGGTCTGAACATCACGTACGCGGTGACCCCTCCCCCCGCGCccggcccgccgccgccctcacCCCCTGCCTCGTCATGCAGTGCCGTGGAGTGCCGCCTGCTTGGGCATTGCTATGCTAATAGTGATTATCA GCAGTTCTACTGCTCGTGCTTCGAGGGCTACTCGGGCGCAGACTGCGGCGCCGGCCCGCTCTGCGCCCCCAACATGTGTATGAATGGGGGCGTCTGCAG ACAGATGGGGCCGGCGGCTGTTAGCTGTATCTGCCCTGCCGGCTTCGCTGGGGACCTCTGTGAGGCGCAGGTCCTACGGCCAG AGTGCGGAATAGAGGAATGCTCCGAAGGCTGCACTGGAGGCTCCAAGTGCGACTGCAGTCCGCGCGACAGTGACTCCA CGTCAGCGCGGTACGAAACGAAACTGCTGGTTATGGATCGCCAGAACGCAAACCTCACTCAAGAAATCATTGAACAG GTGACCTTATACCTGAAAGAATCCAACATCACATTAGACGACGATATCGAGATATTGGACATCAG TCCACCAGACGCTCAGGGCGCGCGCTCAGTAGCCGTGCGCGTGtgggccccgcgccgcgcggcGGGTGCTATGCGCGTGGCCCTCTCGCGCCTGGTCGCCGTGCGCACGCGCGCATCTGAGCGCATGCGCCTGCTGCCCACTACGCTGCAGTTCACTATGCAGCCGGCGCTTAGCTTTCAT gcaCTAACCCTGAACCAGCGGTCCGAGATATGGGAGGGCTCCGAATTTATACTAAGCTGTACCGCTTACGGATCCCCGGGCATTACATTCACCTGGTATAAGGATGGGAATAAGATAAACTTCAACGGGACTACTCG AGACATTTGGACCCGGACGGTGGCCGAGGACGCTTTGGGTCGTCGTATATCGGTGCTTGGTATCTCGGAGGCGAAACAGATGGATAGCGGGCAGTGGTCGTGCGCGGCTGATGACGCCGGCAGACGGAGATGTGGGGCCCTCCGACTGAGAATCCTTAAACCACCAGAAATTAGACTGTTGCCGTCCACTTTGACAGTCAATAAG GGTGACAATGTAAGTGTAACTTGCCTGGCTGGTGCAAGTAGAGTCCACGGAGCTCTGGGCTTCAGCTGGACGGTCGAGCGGACTCTGCTGCCCTTCGTGCCAGGACGCGAGGTCTGGGAGGACCTGTACCCTGCTGGCAGCGTCCTCAAGTTGTACAACATACAA AAATCAGGAGAATACCGTTGCCAAGTGTCTTCAATAGCTGGAACGAATGCCAAGGGTGTAACGTTGTGGGTTATCAAAGAGGATGATGGGGCCTGCAAGCCGGATGCTTCCCATGGTCTACACTGGCCACGAACAGCCCCCGGCGCTTACGCCTCGGCCCCCTGTCCCCCTGGTTACACAGGGGATACTATCAG ATTCTGCGAATCAGACGGTGTAGTGAAATGGAAGCAACCAGATTTTTCTGGATGCATAGCCGAGTCTCTCAAAAATATTCACGATTTG TTCACGCTGGTTTCTTATGGATATTCCCGGATGGAAGTATCAAACATTATTCATCAATATGGTAGCATCCTGCGCTCCCTCCCGATTCACCCTGGCGGTGGTGTCATACCCTTCGAGCATGCGAGGGAGATGCTCAACTACCTCCGCTCTCATGCCGTCAGCCCTAAAGACAGGGCACACAGTGTGGAATACCTCATGAAGATATTCAACACGCTCTTAAAACATCATGAAACCTTTTTGGAAGATGAG AAAATACCTGTGCTACAAACCGCCATTGCTGAGACAGCAAGCATGCAAGATTACGTGGACCTGTCATTTCGGGAGTTCACAGTTTTGACCAAACCAATCCACGAAAGTCATCCGACTCACTTCAAACTACAAGATAAAGTTTCTGATGGCGAAAAATGGACCCTTTTGACTGCTAGCGAAGAATTACTACAACACACTGGAAATGCAACTGCCATTGCTGTTATGTACACAAATTTAGAAGCCAGACTTCCTTATTTAGTTTCCGCTGTAGAGAACAA AGACGGTAGAAAACTGGATTATCATCTGGTGTCCCCGCAATTACAAGTTCTTGCTTCCGGTACTGAAGTAGATACGACTGTAGAACCGGTTGTTACTTTGCTCTTCTCACATACGACAAATATTTCTGCTACAA CATCTAGATTAGCGTGTGCTTACCGAGTTTCATCGGAACTAGGTTTGTGGAGCACATCTGAGTGCGACTTGAGCATTCCTGAGCCGAATTTCGTATCATGCTATTGCAAAGGTTTCGGCACCTATGCACTCTTTACTGTTGCAAGCTCAACATTT ACCGGATCAGAAGAAGACCTCCGAGGCATAGTAAAAATAGCAACTGCTATCGGAAGTGCCATATGCCTACTCGTAGGCGTCCTCCAATTCCTCGGTCTATTTACGACCCGGAAAGAGAGGCTAACCATGCTGCTCAAGGCAGTCACAGCAGGTACACATTCCGCTGCAATTCTGATGCTCTTAGAGTGTGACGCCCGACAG GAGGCGTGTCCGGGCGTGTGGGGCTGGGTGTGCGCGGCGTGCTGGTGCGCGGGGTGCGCGGCGCTGTGCGCGCAGCCGCTGCTGCTGCAGGCCGAGCTGGCGGGCCGCCCGCAGAACGCACCCACTGTTGGGTTACTATCAG GGGTGTGCATCATGATATGGCTGACCGCCCGGCTGTGCGGAGGGGCGCCCCTGCACATCGGGTCTTCTGCCCACATTGTGTGTGCGACAGGGTGCATACTACTGCTTATACTTGGATTCAGTTTATCTGTCTGCGCTCTTTTAAGAATACGGTCAATAACACATGAGATTCCGTTGCAAAAAAGGAATTACCTTAGAGACAG gCGGAAAGAAATCAACCACACTTTGGTGTTACTCGTAACAACTACACTAGTAATGGTTGCAGGAGTATCTTACGTGCAACCAGGAGAAAGCAAAATTACACAGACCATCATTTTTGCACTAGCCGTTATAATAAAC GCAATAGCCATGGTAGTTTGCTACGTGGCGTTCGATGATGAGTGTCTAAAAGCAGCCAAACGGATGCTGTTCATAATACCCAATCGGAAATGGGACGATTCTCGAGGGGGAAACACTTCGCTTGGAT TGTATTCAAAGCAAAGCGCGGAAGACACGACAACGGGAAGTAGTAAGAAGTCGACGTCTAAAATATCTCCTGTGTCATCCTACTGGAGAGCAGGTGACCTGGAAAGTCCGCTGAGGATACAGAGGTGGGACGCGTAG
- the LOC105380803 gene encoding uncharacterized protein LOC105380803 isoform X1 codes for MKLSDANCVNMMSVAGVVVLALALGGARGARGGAGCGGHLQGPHGVIQTPNFPDAFPVPIRCKWVISHATPNGTISIYFTQQYTTTGLTFTEYMYYDDTYRRGERKAFTVTDENITRVKWLQVQSPVLVVELSLDTLEGTQLRALGLLSVFGLNITYAVTPPPAPGPPPPSPPASSCSAVECRLLGHCYANSDYQQFYCSCFEGYSGADCGAGPLCAPNMCMNGGVCRQMGPAAVSCICPAGFAGDLCEAQVLRPECGIEECSEGCTGGSKCDCSPRDSDSTSARYETKLLVMDRQNANLTQEIIEQVTLYLKESNITLDDDIEILDISPPDAQGARSVAVRVWAPRRAAGAMRVALSRLVAVRTRASERMRLLPTTLQFTMQPALSFHALTLNQRSEIWEGSEFILSCTAYGSPGITFTWYKDGNKINFNGTTRDIWTRTVAEDALGRRISVLGISEAKQMDSGQWSCAADDAGRRRCGALRLRILKPPEIRLLPSTLTVNKGDNVSVTCLAGASRVHGALGFSWTVERTLLPFVPGREVWEDLYPAGSVLKLYNIQKSGEYRCQVSSIAGTNAKGVTLWVIKEDDGACKPDASHGLHWPRTAPGAYASAPCPPGYTGDTIRFCESDGVVKWKQPDFSGCIAESLKNIHDLFTLVSYGYSRMEVSNIIHQYGSILRSLPIHPGGGVIPFEHAREMLNYLRSHAVSPKDRAHSVEYLMKIFNTLLKHHETFLEDEKIPVLQTAIAETASMQDYVDLSFREFTVLTKPIHESHPTHFKLQDKVSDGEKWTLLTASEELLQHTGNATAIAVMYTNLEARLPYLVSAVENKYENVFTSTDKYCCRDGRKLDYHLVSPQLQVLASGTEVDTTVEPVVTLLFSHTTNISATTSRLACAYRVSSELGLWSTSECDLSIPEPNFVSCYCKGFGTYALFTVASSTFTGSEEDLRGIVKIATAIGSAICLLVGVLQFLGLFTTRKERLTMLLKAVTAGTHSAAILMLLECDARQEACPGVWGWVCAACWCAGCAALCAQPLLLQAELAGRPQNAPTVGLLSGVCIMIWLTARLCGGAPLHIGSSAHIVCATGCILLLILGFSLSVCALLRIRSITHEIPLQKRNYLRDRRKEINHTLVLLVTTTLVMVAGVSYVQPGESKITQTIIFALAVIINAIAMVVCYVAFDDECLKAAKRMLFIIPNRKWDDSRGGNTSLGLYSKQSAEDTTTGSSKKSTSKISPVSSYWRAGDLESPLRIQRWDA; via the exons GATGTCTGTGGCTGGCGTGGTGGTGCTGGCGCTGGCgctgggcggcgcgcggggggcgcggggcggcgcgggctgcgGGGGGCACCTGCAGGGCCCGCACGGCGTCATACAGACGCCCAACTTCCCCGACGCCTTCCCCGTGCCCATCCGCTGCAAGTGGGTCATCTCGCACGCCACGCCCAACGGCACCATCTCCATCTACTTCACGCAGCAGTACACCACTACTGGACTCACCTTCACCGAGTACATGTACTATGATGACACGTATAGACGGGGAGAAAGGAAGGCCTTCACCGTCACAGATGAAAACATCACTAGGGTCAAGTGGTTGCAG GTCCAAAGTCCAGTGCTAGTAGTGGAATTATCCCTGGACACCCTGGAAGGCACCCAGCTGCGGGCGCTGGGGCTACTATCAGTGTTTGGTCTGAACATCACGTACGCGGTGACCCCTCCCCCCGCGCccggcccgccgccgccctcacCCCCTGCCTCGTCATGCAGTGCCGTGGAGTGCCGCCTGCTTGGGCATTGCTATGCTAATAGTGATTATCA GCAGTTCTACTGCTCGTGCTTCGAGGGCTACTCGGGCGCAGACTGCGGCGCCGGCCCGCTCTGCGCCCCCAACATGTGTATGAATGGGGGCGTCTGCAG ACAGATGGGGCCGGCGGCTGTTAGCTGTATCTGCCCTGCCGGCTTCGCTGGGGACCTCTGTGAGGCGCAGGTCCTACGGCCAG AGTGCGGAATAGAGGAATGCTCCGAAGGCTGCACTGGAGGCTCCAAGTGCGACTGCAGTCCGCGCGACAGTGACTCCA CGTCAGCGCGGTACGAAACGAAACTGCTGGTTATGGATCGCCAGAACGCAAACCTCACTCAAGAAATCATTGAACAG GTGACCTTATACCTGAAAGAATCCAACATCACATTAGACGACGATATCGAGATATTGGACATCAG TCCACCAGACGCTCAGGGCGCGCGCTCAGTAGCCGTGCGCGTGtgggccccgcgccgcgcggcGGGTGCTATGCGCGTGGCCCTCTCGCGCCTGGTCGCCGTGCGCACGCGCGCATCTGAGCGCATGCGCCTGCTGCCCACTACGCTGCAGTTCACTATGCAGCCGGCGCTTAGCTTTCAT gcaCTAACCCTGAACCAGCGGTCCGAGATATGGGAGGGCTCCGAATTTATACTAAGCTGTACCGCTTACGGATCCCCGGGCATTACATTCACCTGGTATAAGGATGGGAATAAGATAAACTTCAACGGGACTACTCG AGACATTTGGACCCGGACGGTGGCCGAGGACGCTTTGGGTCGTCGTATATCGGTGCTTGGTATCTCGGAGGCGAAACAGATGGATAGCGGGCAGTGGTCGTGCGCGGCTGATGACGCCGGCAGACGGAGATGTGGGGCCCTCCGACTGAGAATCCTTAAACCACCAGAAATTAGACTGTTGCCGTCCACTTTGACAGTCAATAAG GGTGACAATGTAAGTGTAACTTGCCTGGCTGGTGCAAGTAGAGTCCACGGAGCTCTGGGCTTCAGCTGGACGGTCGAGCGGACTCTGCTGCCCTTCGTGCCAGGACGCGAGGTCTGGGAGGACCTGTACCCTGCTGGCAGCGTCCTCAAGTTGTACAACATACAA AAATCAGGAGAATACCGTTGCCAAGTGTCTTCAATAGCTGGAACGAATGCCAAGGGTGTAACGTTGTGGGTTATCAAAGAGGATGATGGGGCCTGCAAGCCGGATGCTTCCCATGGTCTACACTGGCCACGAACAGCCCCCGGCGCTTACGCCTCGGCCCCCTGTCCCCCTGGTTACACAGGGGATACTATCAG ATTCTGCGAATCAGACGGTGTAGTGAAATGGAAGCAACCAGATTTTTCTGGATGCATAGCCGAGTCTCTCAAAAATATTCACGATTTG TTCACGCTGGTTTCTTATGGATATTCCCGGATGGAAGTATCAAACATTATTCATCAATATGGTAGCATCCTGCGCTCCCTCCCGATTCACCCTGGCGGTGGTGTCATACCCTTCGAGCATGCGAGGGAGATGCTCAACTACCTCCGCTCTCATGCCGTCAGCCCTAAAGACAGGGCACACAGTGTGGAATACCTCATGAAGATATTCAACACGCTCTTAAAACATCATGAAACCTTTTTGGAAGATGAG AAAATACCTGTGCTACAAACCGCCATTGCTGAGACAGCAAGCATGCAAGATTACGTGGACCTGTCATTTCGGGAGTTCACAGTTTTGACCAAACCAATCCACGAAAGTCATCCGACTCACTTCAAACTACAAGATAAAGTTTCTGATGGCGAAAAATGGACCCTTTTGACTGCTAGCGAAGAATTACTACAACACACTGGAAATGCAACTGCCATTGCTGTTATGTACACAAATTTAGAAGCCAGACTTCCTTATTTAGTTTCCGCTGTAGAGAACAAGTATGAAAATGTATTCACCTCAActgataagta CTGTTGCAGAGACGGTAGAAAACTGGATTATCATCTGGTGTCCCCGCAATTACAAGTTCTTGCTTCCGGTACTGAAGTAGATACGACTGTAGAACCGGTTGTTACTTTGCTCTTCTCACATACGACAAATATTTCTGCTACAA CATCTAGATTAGCGTGTGCTTACCGAGTTTCATCGGAACTAGGTTTGTGGAGCACATCTGAGTGCGACTTGAGCATTCCTGAGCCGAATTTCGTATCATGCTATTGCAAAGGTTTCGGCACCTATGCACTCTTTACTGTTGCAAGCTCAACATTT ACCGGATCAGAAGAAGACCTCCGAGGCATAGTAAAAATAGCAACTGCTATCGGAAGTGCCATATGCCTACTCGTAGGCGTCCTCCAATTCCTCGGTCTATTTACGACCCGGAAAGAGAGGCTAACCATGCTGCTCAAGGCAGTCACAGCAGGTACACATTCCGCTGCAATTCTGATGCTCTTAGAGTGTGACGCCCGACAG GAGGCGTGTCCGGGCGTGTGGGGCTGGGTGTGCGCGGCGTGCTGGTGCGCGGGGTGCGCGGCGCTGTGCGCGCAGCCGCTGCTGCTGCAGGCCGAGCTGGCGGGCCGCCCGCAGAACGCACCCACTGTTGGGTTACTATCAG GGGTGTGCATCATGATATGGCTGACCGCCCGGCTGTGCGGAGGGGCGCCCCTGCACATCGGGTCTTCTGCCCACATTGTGTGTGCGACAGGGTGCATACTACTGCTTATACTTGGATTCAGTTTATCTGTCTGCGCTCTTTTAAGAATACGGTCAATAACACATGAGATTCCGTTGCAAAAAAGGAATTACCTTAGAGACAG gCGGAAAGAAATCAACCACACTTTGGTGTTACTCGTAACAACTACACTAGTAATGGTTGCAGGAGTATCTTACGTGCAACCAGGAGAAAGCAAAATTACACAGACCATCATTTTTGCACTAGCCGTTATAATAAAC GCAATAGCCATGGTAGTTTGCTACGTGGCGTTCGATGATGAGTGTCTAAAAGCAGCCAAACGGATGCTGTTCATAATACCCAATCGGAAATGGGACGATTCTCGAGGGGGAAACACTTCGCTTGGAT TGTATTCAAAGCAAAGCGCGGAAGACACGACAACGGGAAGTAGTAAGAAGTCGACGTCTAAAATATCTCCTGTGTCATCCTACTGGAGAGCAGGTGACCTGGAAAGTCCGCTGAGGATACAGAGGTGGGACGCGTAG
- the LOC105380803 gene encoding uncharacterized protein LOC105380803 isoform X3, translating into MKLSDANCVNMMSVAGVVVLALALGGARGARGGAGCGGHLQGPHGVIQTPNFPDAFPVPIRCKWVISHATPNGTISIYFTQQYTTTGLTFTEYMYYDDTYRRGERKAFTVTDENITRVKWLQVQSPVLVVELSLDTLEGTQLRALGLLSVFGLNITYAVTPPPAPGPPPPSPPASSCSAVECRLLGHCYANSDYQQFYCSCFEGYSGADCGAGPLCAPNMCMNGGVCRQMGPAAVSCICPAGFAGDLCEAQVLRPECGIEECSEGCTGGSKCDCSPRDSDSTSARYETKLLVMDRQNANLTQEIIEQVTLYLKESNITLDDDIEILDISPPDAQGARSVAVRVWAPRRAAGAMRVALSRLVAVRTRASERMRLLPTTLQFTMQPALSFHALTLNQRSEIWEGSEFILSCTAYGSPGITFTWYKDGNKINFNGTTRDIWTRTVAEDALGRRISVLGISEAKQMDSGQWSCAADDAGRRRCGALRLRILKPPEIRLLPSTLTVNKGDNVSVTCLAGASRVHGALGFSWTVERTLLPFVPGREVWEDLYPAGSVLKLYNIQKSGEYRCQVSSIAGTNAKGVTLWVIKEDDGACKPDASHGLHWPRTAPGAYASAPCPPGYTGDTIRFCESDGVVKWKQPDFSGCIAESLKNIHDLFTLVSYGYSRMEVSNIIHQYGSILRSLPIHPGGGVIPFEHAREMLNYLRSHAVSPKDRAHSVEYLMKIFNTLLKHHETFLEDEKIPVLQTAIAETASMQDYVDLSFREFTVLTKPIHESHPTHFKLQDKVSDGEKWTLLTASEELLQHTGNATAIAVMYTNLEARLPYLVSAVENKYENVFTSTDKYCCRDGRKLDYHLVSPQLQVLASGTEVDTTVEPVVTLLFSHTTNISATTSRLACAYRVSSELGLWSTSECDLSIPEPNFVSCYCKGFGTYALFTVASSTFTGSEEDLRGIVKIATAIGSAICLLVGVLQFLGLFTTRKERLTMLLKAVTAGGVSGRVGLGVRGVLVRGVRGAVRAAAAAAGRAGGPPAERTHCWVTIRGVHHDMADRPAVRRGAPAHRVFCPHCVCDRVHTTAYTWIQFICLRSFKNTVNNT; encoded by the exons GATGTCTGTGGCTGGCGTGGTGGTGCTGGCGCTGGCgctgggcggcgcgcggggggcgcggggcggcgcgggctgcgGGGGGCACCTGCAGGGCCCGCACGGCGTCATACAGACGCCCAACTTCCCCGACGCCTTCCCCGTGCCCATCCGCTGCAAGTGGGTCATCTCGCACGCCACGCCCAACGGCACCATCTCCATCTACTTCACGCAGCAGTACACCACTACTGGACTCACCTTCACCGAGTACATGTACTATGATGACACGTATAGACGGGGAGAAAGGAAGGCCTTCACCGTCACAGATGAAAACATCACTAGGGTCAAGTGGTTGCAG GTCCAAAGTCCAGTGCTAGTAGTGGAATTATCCCTGGACACCCTGGAAGGCACCCAGCTGCGGGCGCTGGGGCTACTATCAGTGTTTGGTCTGAACATCACGTACGCGGTGACCCCTCCCCCCGCGCccggcccgccgccgccctcacCCCCTGCCTCGTCATGCAGTGCCGTGGAGTGCCGCCTGCTTGGGCATTGCTATGCTAATAGTGATTATCA GCAGTTCTACTGCTCGTGCTTCGAGGGCTACTCGGGCGCAGACTGCGGCGCCGGCCCGCTCTGCGCCCCCAACATGTGTATGAATGGGGGCGTCTGCAG ACAGATGGGGCCGGCGGCTGTTAGCTGTATCTGCCCTGCCGGCTTCGCTGGGGACCTCTGTGAGGCGCAGGTCCTACGGCCAG AGTGCGGAATAGAGGAATGCTCCGAAGGCTGCACTGGAGGCTCCAAGTGCGACTGCAGTCCGCGCGACAGTGACTCCA CGTCAGCGCGGTACGAAACGAAACTGCTGGTTATGGATCGCCAGAACGCAAACCTCACTCAAGAAATCATTGAACAG GTGACCTTATACCTGAAAGAATCCAACATCACATTAGACGACGATATCGAGATATTGGACATCAG TCCACCAGACGCTCAGGGCGCGCGCTCAGTAGCCGTGCGCGTGtgggccccgcgccgcgcggcGGGTGCTATGCGCGTGGCCCTCTCGCGCCTGGTCGCCGTGCGCACGCGCGCATCTGAGCGCATGCGCCTGCTGCCCACTACGCTGCAGTTCACTATGCAGCCGGCGCTTAGCTTTCAT gcaCTAACCCTGAACCAGCGGTCCGAGATATGGGAGGGCTCCGAATTTATACTAAGCTGTACCGCTTACGGATCCCCGGGCATTACATTCACCTGGTATAAGGATGGGAATAAGATAAACTTCAACGGGACTACTCG AGACATTTGGACCCGGACGGTGGCCGAGGACGCTTTGGGTCGTCGTATATCGGTGCTTGGTATCTCGGAGGCGAAACAGATGGATAGCGGGCAGTGGTCGTGCGCGGCTGATGACGCCGGCAGACGGAGATGTGGGGCCCTCCGACTGAGAATCCTTAAACCACCAGAAATTAGACTGTTGCCGTCCACTTTGACAGTCAATAAG GGTGACAATGTAAGTGTAACTTGCCTGGCTGGTGCAAGTAGAGTCCACGGAGCTCTGGGCTTCAGCTGGACGGTCGAGCGGACTCTGCTGCCCTTCGTGCCAGGACGCGAGGTCTGGGAGGACCTGTACCCTGCTGGCAGCGTCCTCAAGTTGTACAACATACAA AAATCAGGAGAATACCGTTGCCAAGTGTCTTCAATAGCTGGAACGAATGCCAAGGGTGTAACGTTGTGGGTTATCAAAGAGGATGATGGGGCCTGCAAGCCGGATGCTTCCCATGGTCTACACTGGCCACGAACAGCCCCCGGCGCTTACGCCTCGGCCCCCTGTCCCCCTGGTTACACAGGGGATACTATCAG ATTCTGCGAATCAGACGGTGTAGTGAAATGGAAGCAACCAGATTTTTCTGGATGCATAGCCGAGTCTCTCAAAAATATTCACGATTTG TTCACGCTGGTTTCTTATGGATATTCCCGGATGGAAGTATCAAACATTATTCATCAATATGGTAGCATCCTGCGCTCCCTCCCGATTCACCCTGGCGGTGGTGTCATACCCTTCGAGCATGCGAGGGAGATGCTCAACTACCTCCGCTCTCATGCCGTCAGCCCTAAAGACAGGGCACACAGTGTGGAATACCTCATGAAGATATTCAACACGCTCTTAAAACATCATGAAACCTTTTTGGAAGATGAG AAAATACCTGTGCTACAAACCGCCATTGCTGAGACAGCAAGCATGCAAGATTACGTGGACCTGTCATTTCGGGAGTTCACAGTTTTGACCAAACCAATCCACGAAAGTCATCCGACTCACTTCAAACTACAAGATAAAGTTTCTGATGGCGAAAAATGGACCCTTTTGACTGCTAGCGAAGAATTACTACAACACACTGGAAATGCAACTGCCATTGCTGTTATGTACACAAATTTAGAAGCCAGACTTCCTTATTTAGTTTCCGCTGTAGAGAACAAGTATGAAAATGTATTCACCTCAActgataagta CTGTTGCAGAGACGGTAGAAAACTGGATTATCATCTGGTGTCCCCGCAATTACAAGTTCTTGCTTCCGGTACTGAAGTAGATACGACTGTAGAACCGGTTGTTACTTTGCTCTTCTCACATACGACAAATATTTCTGCTACAA CATCTAGATTAGCGTGTGCTTACCGAGTTTCATCGGAACTAGGTTTGTGGAGCACATCTGAGTGCGACTTGAGCATTCCTGAGCCGAATTTCGTATCATGCTATTGCAAAGGTTTCGGCACCTATGCACTCTTTACTGTTGCAAGCTCAACATTT ACCGGATCAGAAGAAGACCTCCGAGGCATAGTAAAAATAGCAACTGCTATCGGAAGTGCCATATGCCTACTCGTAGGCGTCCTCCAATTCCTCGGTCTATTTACGACCCGGAAAGAGAGGCTAACCATGCTGCTCAAGGCAGTCACAGCAG GAGGCGTGTCCGGGCGTGTGGGGCTGGGTGTGCGCGGCGTGCTGGTGCGCGGGGTGCGCGGCGCTGTGCGCGCAGCCGCTGCTGCTGCAGGCCGAGCTGGCGGGCCGCCCGCAGAACGCACCCACTGTTGGGTTACTATCAG GGGTGTGCATCATGATATGGCTGACCGCCCGGCTGTGCGGAGGGGCGCCCCTGCACATCGGGTCTTCTGCCCACATTGTGTGTGCGACAGGGTGCATACTACTGCTTATACTTGGATTCAGTTTATCTGTCTGCGCTCTTTTAAGAATACGGTCAATAACACATGA